One part of the Candidatus Bathyarchaeota archaeon genome encodes these proteins:
- a CDS encoding class I SAM-dependent methyltransferase family protein: MRVRLKEKLAGALPPQQLNKIYSAFDIIGDIAVIKTVDGDPQNAQAAAKQIMATHKGIKTVLLQTGAVGGSHRTRKLVVLAGEDKTVTRYKEAGCVFSVDLDKCYFSPRLSHERLRIASQVSPRETVVNMFAGVGCFSIIIAKSSPQTKVYSIDLNPAAYQSMVENVRVNRVYSRVIPMLGDAKQIAEGTLRGVADRVLMPLPELALEYLPAAVAALKREGGWIHLYHFEHAVGDEDPAEKTERKVAAKLCELGVHYMFACSRVIRSTGPNWYQTVLDIQVAELPSKF, encoded by the coding sequence TTGAGAGTTCGCCTCAAAGAAAAACTCGCCGGCGCCCTTCCGCCACAACAACTAAACAAAATCTACAGCGCATTTGACATCATAGGCGACATAGCCGTCATCAAAACCGTCGACGGCGACCCCCAAAACGCACAGGCAGCCGCAAAGCAGATAATGGCGACGCATAAAGGCATAAAAACCGTGCTTCTCCAAACCGGCGCCGTCGGGGGCAGCCACCGCACCCGGAAACTGGTGGTTCTGGCAGGCGAAGACAAAACCGTCACCCGCTACAAGGAAGCAGGCTGCGTATTTTCCGTTGACCTCGACAAATGCTATTTTTCTCCACGACTTAGCCATGAGCGGCTGCGCATCGCCAGCCAAGTTTCACCCAGAGAAACCGTCGTTAACATGTTTGCGGGCGTGGGCTGCTTTAGCATAATCATCGCTAAATCCTCGCCGCAGACCAAAGTTTACTCGATAGACCTTAACCCCGCCGCCTACCAATCTATGGTTGAGAACGTACGGGTTAACCGCGTCTACAGCCGAGTTATCCCCATGCTGGGTGACGCTAAACAGATCGCGGAGGGGACGCTTCGGGGGGTTGCTGACCGCGTGTTGATGCCGCTGCCGGAGCTGGCGCTGGAGTATCTGCCGGCTGCTGTGGCGGCGCTTAAGCGGGAAGGCGGCTGGATTCACCTCTACCACTTTGAGCATGCAGTTGGCGATGAGGACCCCGCCGAGAAAACCGAACGTAAAGTCGCCGCAAAACTCTGCGAGTTGGGGGTGCATTACATGTTTGCGTGTTCCCGGGTGATTCGCAGCACCGGACCTAACTGGTACCAGACAGTGCTGGATATCCAAGTAGCCGAGTTGCCAAGCAAGTTTTAA
- a CDS encoding Trm112 family protein: MKRKLMEILACPIDHHDPLELHVFEEKDEIVEGLIVCPKCNRWYPIRDEIPEMLPDELRKESEDLPFLKKWKAQVPEKILSEGKPFNLK, translated from the coding sequence ATGAAGCGTAAACTGATGGAAATCCTCGCATGCCCAATCGACCACCATGACCCGCTTGAACTGCATGTTTTTGAGGAGAAAGACGAAATCGTGGAGGGACTTATCGTGTGCCCCAAATGCAACCGCTGGTACCCTATTCGCGATGAAATCCCCGAGATGCTCCCCGACGAGCTACGCAAAGAATCCGAGGATCTGCCCTTCCTCAAAAAATGGAAAGCTCAGGTGCCAGAGAAGATTCTATCAGAAGGCAAACCCTTCAACCTCAAATAA
- a CDS encoding carboxypeptidase-like regulatory domain-containing protein has product MRNKKIAAVTILLLVSFAMLLTPEAAVSASSSVKILELTPSNARGSYGTSVNLGGTIATENGSYRVVLGKTVVATGVSDGNYVNANFTVPELPSNLYPLILQDVAANVNSTQQFSVTIGYSVSASPTTVQEGSKVTLEVAVTGTELGVSYAATVAVSLPSAAGGSYSKTVSLSGPNQRGTSSAQVSFPDSGFSEGANMDYTGAYTATFNQSLAQTQFAVGVLDQTVYHRGDTASIKATGYQPNQEATVTITTRAGETVDSKTATASAEGVISLNWIIPSNIPIGTNNIKITPTGTQKAIVDHQAFTVAGYTVKVQTTNLAGDSVPDILVKAKDTSSLLETNSTSDEEGSASFKLEKGIQALTAYLEDVKVAEANITVTGDGNFTLTCQLTNIEILVQNVDGAEMSYVNLAISFNYQSSSGGVRKGSSSGITDPSGRFRMKSALAGATYTIDASIYNQVFNEGNNTANNLPSKAISQILIVCPNQNVTINVKGFNQEAIPNARIELVELSNGLFYSATTDGNGSVTTQPTLGVYRLRIFKDNTLLNESSVPIFSDRQDDIRCTLYGIQLFVSVVDLFGAPIPNMQVTLKGPEKVSAITPSDGKVSFNNIMGGNMLITAQSADVEDASQAVTVTVNEPTVVQIKIDRYVSVGGTLIQASTLITMIIILVAAALFMLVEVYRRQRRKPTS; this is encoded by the coding sequence TTGAGGAACAAGAAAATTGCCGCAGTCACCATCCTTTTGCTTGTATCATTCGCCATGCTGCTTACCCCAGAGGCTGCGGTGAGCGCAAGCAGCAGCGTGAAGATTTTGGAGCTAACCCCCTCCAACGCAAGGGGATCCTACGGAACAAGCGTTAACTTGGGCGGAACCATCGCCACCGAAAACGGCTCCTACCGAGTTGTGCTGGGCAAAACCGTGGTGGCAACCGGGGTATCCGACGGCAACTACGTCAACGCCAACTTCACGGTGCCTGAGCTCCCAAGCAACCTCTATCCCCTCATACTGCAGGATGTAGCCGCCAACGTTAACTCAACCCAGCAGTTCAGCGTCACCATCGGCTATAGCGTAAGTGCCTCGCCTACAACCGTGCAGGAGGGAAGCAAAGTTACGTTGGAGGTGGCGGTAACGGGCACTGAACTCGGCGTTTCCTACGCCGCAACCGTGGCAGTGTCGCTTCCAAGCGCCGCCGGCGGCAGCTACTCAAAAACGGTGTCGCTAAGCGGACCCAACCAGAGGGGAACCTCAAGCGCCCAAGTTAGCTTTCCAGACAGCGGCTTCTCAGAGGGCGCCAACATGGATTACACGGGAGCCTACACGGCGACCTTTAACCAGTCACTGGCGCAGACCCAGTTTGCAGTAGGCGTCCTCGACCAGACCGTTTATCATCGCGGAGACACCGCCTCGATTAAGGCAACGGGTTACCAGCCTAACCAGGAAGCAACAGTCACCATAACCACTAGGGCAGGCGAAACCGTGGATTCAAAAACAGCTACAGCCTCAGCTGAAGGCGTCATCTCGTTGAACTGGATTATTCCATCCAACATCCCCATCGGAACCAACAATATCAAAATCACCCCGACGGGCACCCAGAAGGCAATCGTGGACCATCAGGCCTTCACCGTCGCAGGGTACACCGTGAAGGTGCAGACCACAAACCTTGCAGGCGACTCTGTCCCAGACATATTGGTTAAGGCAAAAGATACTTCAAGCCTGCTGGAAACCAACTCGACCAGCGACGAAGAAGGCTCAGCCTCATTCAAGCTGGAGAAGGGCATACAGGCGCTGACAGCTTACCTTGAAGACGTGAAGGTGGCGGAGGCAAACATAACGGTAACTGGAGACGGCAACTTCACCCTCACTTGCCAGCTTACCAACATAGAAATCCTGGTTCAGAACGTGGACGGCGCAGAAATGTCCTACGTGAACTTAGCGATCAGCTTTAACTACCAAAGCAGCAGCGGCGGAGTCAGAAAGGGCAGTTCATCAGGCATAACTGATCCCTCTGGGAGATTCAGGATGAAGTCGGCTTTGGCAGGCGCCACCTACACCATCGACGCCTCCATCTATAACCAAGTATTCAACGAGGGCAACAACACCGCTAACAACCTGCCCAGCAAAGCAATCTCCCAAATCCTCATCGTCTGCCCCAACCAAAACGTAACCATCAACGTAAAGGGATTCAACCAAGAAGCAATCCCCAATGCCCGCATAGAACTGGTGGAGCTTTCAAACGGGCTCTTCTACTCCGCGACAACAGACGGCAACGGGTCAGTGACGACGCAGCCTACACTGGGGGTTTACCGGCTACGAATCTTCAAAGACAACACACTCCTAAACGAGTCCAGCGTGCCAATCTTCAGTGACCGCCAAGACGACATACGCTGCACCCTCTACGGCATTCAGCTTTTTGTCTCGGTGGTGGATCTCTTCGGCGCCCCCATCCCCAACATGCAGGTGACGCTTAAAGGCCCAGAGAAGGTTTCCGCCATTACACCCAGCGACGGCAAAGTCTCCTTCAACAACATCATGGGAGGCAACATGTTAATCACTGCGCAATCCGCCGACGTAGAAGATGCTTCGCAGGCGGTAACCGTAACCGTTAATGAACCCACGGTTGTACAGATAAAAATCGACCGATATGTGTCGGTAGGCGGCACCCTGATTCAGGCAAGCACACTGATAACTATGATCATAATTTTAGTTGCCGCTGCCCTGTTTATGCTAGTTGAGGTTTATCGGCGCCAAAGAAGAAAACCAACATCGTGA
- the cdhA gene encoding CO dehydrogenase/acetyl-CoA synthase complex subunit alpha → MTAKNVHVKIDEMKTNAGLIKNLDISIGKVINDNYNEPMGPTPMPSITAMRDWDMKLLTKYKPFYMPDCDSCCLCTFGKCDLTAGKRGACGLDIAAQSSRIVMIACAIGSACHTAHSRHLVHHLIEKYGRRYPLDVGGLNVKVEAPVSRLVTGIKPETLGDLDDILTYTEEQLTQILATAHTGQEANNLDFESKAFHAGMVDHVGMEVGDIAQISVFGFPKADPEAPLVKLGIASVDRTKPVVMCIGHNVVPSVGIIDFAKEKKVDDQIEVVGLCCTAHDMTRYYTRARVVGPISWELRFIRAGLADVVVLDEQCIRTDVADEAAKVNTPVIAASEKNCVGFKNRTNDEPDAIVEDLVSGKVKGVLLLDPEKVGEVAVRVAQKMAPIRKRKNVLPTPEELVAIAKTCTQCKACQRNCPQDYAIPAAMKAAAAGDISLLTDLYEVCIGCVRCEQACPQKIAIHSLIVKAGQKSMECEDNLCRSGRGAVSDVEIRSVGGPIVLGEIPGIIAIVGCSNYPKGGKDVYDIAREFASRRYIVALSGCSAMSAGSYRNSDGKTLYEEFPGGFEAGGVLNVGSCVSNAHIAGAAIKVANIFAKRSLRGNYEEIADYIHNRLGAVGLAWGAYSQKAASIGAGFWRLGVPVVVGPHGSKYRRMLLGRKEDPENWNVLDARTGETVNVGPAPEHLFNVAETKEECIVQIAKLCFRPNDTWKGRSGKLSHYIDLHKRYLGVMPNDVHLYVRTLADVPITMKDEITKLLEANNWKESAIPDPTLLPRMVRKMKE, encoded by the coding sequence TTGACTGCTAAAAACGTCCATGTTAAAATAGACGAGATGAAGACCAACGCCGGTCTCATTAAAAATCTTGATATATCCATCGGTAAAGTTATCAACGACAACTATAACGAGCCGATGGGCCCAACTCCGATGCCCTCCATAACCGCCATGCGCGATTGGGACATGAAGCTTCTAACCAAGTACAAGCCCTTCTATATGCCCGACTGCGACTCATGCTGCCTTTGCACTTTCGGCAAATGCGACTTGACCGCTGGCAAACGCGGCGCATGCGGCTTAGACATCGCAGCCCAATCATCCCGTATCGTCATGATTGCTTGTGCTATCGGTTCGGCATGTCACACCGCGCATTCAAGGCACCTTGTTCACCACTTAATTGAAAAATACGGCCGCCGATACCCATTAGATGTCGGAGGATTGAACGTAAAAGTTGAGGCGCCAGTCAGTCGCCTCGTCACAGGTATCAAACCTGAAACACTCGGTGACTTAGATGACATATTAACTTACACCGAAGAACAACTTACCCAAATTCTAGCAACCGCGCACACAGGCCAAGAAGCCAACAATCTAGACTTCGAATCCAAAGCTTTCCATGCAGGCATGGTTGACCACGTCGGTATGGAGGTTGGCGACATTGCACAAATTTCCGTCTTCGGTTTCCCAAAAGCTGACCCTGAAGCCCCATTAGTAAAGTTGGGTATAGCCAGCGTCGACAGAACCAAACCCGTAGTCATGTGCATTGGCCACAACGTTGTTCCGTCAGTTGGAATTATTGACTTTGCTAAAGAGAAGAAAGTTGACGATCAAATCGAAGTAGTCGGTTTATGCTGCACAGCACACGACATGACCCGATATTATACACGCGCCAGAGTAGTCGGCCCAATCAGCTGGGAACTCCGGTTTATTCGTGCAGGATTGGCAGATGTAGTTGTGCTCGATGAACAATGTATCAGAACAGATGTTGCTGATGAAGCAGCAAAAGTTAACACACCCGTCATTGCAGCTTCTGAAAAGAACTGTGTCGGCTTCAAAAACCGCACAAATGACGAGCCAGACGCAATCGTTGAAGACCTTGTTAGCGGAAAAGTAAAGGGTGTGCTGCTACTTGACCCGGAAAAAGTCGGCGAAGTCGCAGTTCGTGTTGCACAAAAGATGGCTCCAATCCGCAAACGCAAGAACGTTCTTCCAACACCAGAGGAACTTGTAGCAATCGCAAAGACTTGCACACAATGCAAAGCTTGCCAGCGCAACTGTCCACAAGACTACGCAATCCCCGCAGCGATGAAAGCAGCCGCAGCAGGCGACATCTCCCTACTGACCGACCTCTACGAAGTATGTATCGGATGTGTCAGATGCGAACAAGCGTGCCCGCAGAAAATCGCCATACACAGTCTCATCGTTAAAGCAGGCCAAAAATCAATGGAATGCGAAGACAACCTATGCCGCAGTGGTAGAGGTGCAGTTTCAGATGTCGAAATACGCAGCGTCGGTGGCCCAATAGTTCTCGGAGAAATTCCAGGTATCATTGCCATCGTTGGTTGCAGCAACTATCCAAAAGGCGGCAAAGACGTATACGACATAGCCAGAGAATTCGCAAGCAGACGATACATCGTTGCACTATCGGGATGCAGTGCAATGTCAGCAGGCAGCTACCGCAACAGCGACGGCAAGACCCTCTATGAAGAATTCCCAGGTGGATTCGAAGCAGGAGGAGTTCTAAACGTCGGTTCATGTGTCTCAAACGCGCACATCGCAGGTGCAGCCATCAAAGTAGCAAATATCTTCGCAAAACGCAGCTTAAGAGGCAACTACGAGGAAATCGCAGACTATATCCACAACCGTCTAGGTGCAGTCGGCTTAGCTTGGGGTGCATACTCACAGAAAGCCGCATCAATCGGCGCAGGCTTCTGGCGCTTAGGTGTCCCAGTGGTCGTCGGCCCGCACGGCAGCAAATACAGACGTATGCTCCTGGGCAGAAAAGAAGACCCAGAAAACTGGAATGTCCTCGATGCACGCACAGGCGAAACAGTTAACGTTGGTCCAGCACCAGAACACCTCTTCAACGTCGCAGAAACCAAAGAGGAATGCATCGTTCAAATCGCAAAGCTCTGCTTCAGACCAAACGATACATGGAAGGGACGCTCAGGCAAACTCAGCCACTACATCGACTTACACAAACGCTACCTGGGAGTAATGCCCAACGATGTCCACCTCTACGTCAGAACATTGGCTGATGTACCAATCACA
- a CDS encoding Gfo/Idh/MocA family oxidoreductase: MNKLGVAVIGTGQWGRNHARVYKELASTELVAVCDVNMDRAKAMAMQYGCKAYSDSAEMLKDSQIQAVNVCTWSTILFQEATKALNAGRHVLVEKPMSTTPEQARQLVKTAEENGLHLTVGFLMRFIPGLQLIRQSVENKKIGDLVSVTAKRVSQWPERIGDVGVVKDTAIHDIDVMRFISRQDPISVYAKMGSKRIQKFEDYAQIMLTYADGETAFIESNWLTPYKTRTLIATGTEAIMRLDYNTQELYIEEKTQTVQPRLPFQEPLKAELQHFVDCITKKEKPIVTGEDGVKALEIATAAMQSSAKNAAVQLKN; the protein is encoded by the coding sequence ATGAATAAACTTGGTGTAGCAGTTATCGGGACGGGGCAATGGGGCAGAAACCATGCCCGAGTCTACAAGGAGCTTGCCTCCACTGAACTTGTTGCGGTATGCGACGTTAACATGGATCGGGCTAAGGCGATGGCGATGCAGTATGGCTGCAAAGCCTACAGTGACAGCGCAGAGATGCTTAAAGACAGCCAAATCCAAGCCGTTAACGTCTGCACGTGGTCAACGATTCTGTTTCAGGAAGCCACAAAAGCCCTCAACGCAGGCAGGCACGTACTTGTGGAAAAGCCCATGTCCACTACCCCCGAGCAGGCACGCCAGCTTGTTAAAACTGCAGAGGAAAACGGCTTGCATTTAACGGTGGGTTTTCTGATGCGCTTTATCCCCGGATTGCAGCTTATTCGCCAGTCGGTTGAGAACAAAAAAATCGGGGACTTAGTCAGCGTTACCGCTAAGCGTGTTTCGCAGTGGCCTGAACGCATCGGCGACGTCGGAGTCGTCAAAGACACCGCTATCCATGACATAGACGTGATGCGTTTTATTTCGCGGCAGGACCCCATTAGCGTCTATGCCAAGATGGGCAGTAAGCGTATCCAGAAATTTGAGGACTACGCCCAAATCATGCTGACCTATGCTGACGGCGAAACCGCGTTTATCGAATCCAACTGGCTCACGCCCTACAAAACCCGAACACTCATCGCAACCGGCACCGAAGCCATCATGCGGCTTGACTATAACACTCAGGAACTCTACATTGAAGAGAAAACCCAAACTGTCCAGCCCCGACTGCCCTTCCAAGAGCCCCTCAAAGCAGAACTGCAGCACTTCGTGGATTGCATAACCAAAAAAGAGAAGCCCATCGTGACCGGCGAGGACGGCGTGAAGGCGCTGGAAATCGCCACTGCCGCCATGCAGTCATCTGCTAAAAACGCTGCGGTGCAACTGAAAAACTAG
- the twy1 gene encoding 4-demethylwyosine synthase TYW1, with translation MTQAPASPLVESLKKQKYHLIGAHSAVKRCKWLYESIVNNRPCYKQKFYGIQSHRCIQMTPSLYYCTQQCLFCWRAQSGDMGEQWDEMHNPNKDSPEEIVEGCYHAQQRIISGYKGNEKTDWRKFQEAMRPNQVAISLTGEPTLYEPLGDLIGLFRKRGASVFLVTNGNLPGKLSKLSAEPSQLYVSMCAPNSEVFSKVCRPQFPKAWEKLNETLEMLPSFRCPTAVRMTMVKDHNMTAIEGYAKLIEKAQPTYIEAKAYMHIGFSGLRLGFEHMPMHHEVRAFAEQLANATGYRILNEAHESRVVLLSKLEKPIKLGGN, from the coding sequence TTGACTCAAGCCCCCGCATCTCCGCTTGTGGAATCCCTGAAAAAACAGAAGTACCACCTTATCGGTGCGCACTCGGCGGTGAAGCGGTGCAAGTGGCTCTACGAATCCATCGTTAACAATCGTCCCTGCTATAAACAGAAATTCTACGGCATCCAAAGCCACCGATGTATCCAGATGACGCCCTCGCTTTACTACTGTACGCAGCAGTGCCTGTTCTGTTGGCGGGCACAGAGCGGTGATATGGGTGAGCAATGGGATGAGATGCATAACCCCAACAAGGACAGCCCCGAGGAGATTGTGGAGGGCTGCTATCATGCGCAGCAACGCATCATATCCGGCTATAAGGGCAACGAGAAGACGGATTGGCGCAAATTCCAGGAAGCCATGCGGCCCAACCAGGTTGCCATCAGCTTAACCGGCGAACCCACCCTCTATGAGCCCTTGGGCGACTTGATTGGGTTGTTCCGTAAGAGGGGCGCCTCGGTTTTTCTAGTCACCAACGGCAACCTACCCGGCAAACTCAGCAAACTCAGCGCGGAACCCAGCCAACTCTACGTTTCCATGTGCGCCCCAAACTCAGAAGTCTTCAGCAAAGTCTGCCGCCCTCAGTTCCCCAAAGCATGGGAAAAACTAAACGAAACCCTCGAGATGCTGCCGAGTTTCCGCTGCCCCACCGCGGTGCGCATGACCATGGTTAAAGACCACAATATGACCGCGATTGAAGGCTATGCAAAGCTGATAGAGAAAGCCCAGCCCACCTACATCGAAGCTAAAGCCTACATGCATATCGGTTTTTCGGGTTTGCGGCTGGGCTTTGAGCATATGCCCATGCATCATGAAGTCAGGGCTTTTGCCGAGCAACTGGCAAACGCAACCGGCTATAGAATTCTAAATGAGGCGCATGAGAGCCGCGTGGTACTGCTGAGCAAGCTAGAGAAGCCCATCAAATTAGGCGGCAACTAA
- a CDS encoding AAA family ATPase gives MTTLVTIGRGGTGKSSFTALMAKCFIEKNHSPLLLVDADPDQNLAEMLGVDMREAGKSTIAELLVNTFIVKGGTTVGVPPTERIESRIWEQGLYESAHFDFMSVGTKWIEGCYCMPNSALKGALESLTKNYKYILVDSPAGLENLNRRITSNVNDIFDILDHSKKSQDHVRRAYKIAKEVEMKFNNFYLVGGYRFPAELGASAQEELKFKYLGKIEADEQLDDYVLNGKSLLELPNDNKAYLSVQKILDGLGYL, from the coding sequence TTGACTACTCTGGTAACGATTGGCCGCGGCGGAACAGGCAAATCCAGCTTCACCGCCCTTATGGCTAAATGCTTCATCGAAAAAAATCATTCTCCGCTGCTTCTGGTGGACGCTGACCCCGACCAGAACCTAGCTGAGATGCTGGGCGTTGACATGCGGGAAGCCGGAAAAAGCACCATAGCTGAGCTTTTGGTGAATACCTTCATCGTTAAGGGCGGCACCACAGTGGGTGTTCCCCCCACCGAGCGCATTGAAAGCCGCATCTGGGAGCAGGGCCTCTACGAAAGCGCCCACTTCGATTTCATGTCGGTGGGCACCAAGTGGATTGAGGGCTGCTACTGCATGCCTAACTCCGCTTTGAAGGGCGCCTTGGAATCTTTAACAAAAAACTACAAGTACATACTGGTCGATTCCCCCGCAGGGCTAGAAAACCTTAACAGGCGCATAACCTCCAACGTGAATGACATCTTCGACATCCTTGACCACTCCAAAAAATCTCAGGACCACGTACGCCGCGCATACAAAATCGCCAAAGAAGTTGAAATGAAATTCAACAACTTCTACCTCGTCGGAGGCTACCGATTCCCCGCTGAACTAGGTGCATCAGCGCAGGAGGAACTGAAATTCAAGTACCTGGGCAAAATCGAGGCTGACGAGCAGCTAGACGATTACGTTTTAAACGGGAAGTCGCTGCTTGAGCTCCCCAACGACAACAAAGCCTACCTTTCAGTGCAGAAAATCCTCGACGGCTTAGGCTACCTCTGA
- a CDS encoding AAA family ATPase → MKVAVAGKGGVGKTLIAGGLASGFASRNLKTIAIDADSSPNLGLTLGLSAEETRKIVPISDNKELVESKTSTGYSGVYNLNFTVDDIVKQYAKPTPLGANLIVMGTVHTMGAGCMCAPTAVIRALLRYLVVETNEAVVLDLEAGVEHIGRGTARQVDALLIVADSNLKSLEIAKHIYDMAAAAGMNNLYLVGNRMMNEQQKQAVQAFADQNGIPVLAYVPWDQKVIESDMLGVTPLKNKEIEAVKTIDNICELLLKKTSQKKEAT, encoded by the coding sequence ATGAAAGTTGCAGTTGCAGGTAAAGGAGGCGTCGGCAAAACCCTTATTGCAGGCGGATTAGCCAGCGGGTTTGCCTCGCGTAACCTTAAAACAATCGCGATAGACGCGGATTCCTCGCCGAATCTGGGTTTAACTTTAGGTTTGTCAGCTGAGGAAACCCGTAAAATCGTGCCTATATCCGACAACAAGGAACTGGTGGAGTCCAAAACCAGCACAGGCTACAGCGGCGTCTACAACCTAAACTTCACCGTAGACGACATCGTTAAACAGTACGCTAAGCCTACGCCGCTGGGCGCCAACCTCATCGTCATGGGCACCGTCCACACCATGGGGGCAGGCTGCATGTGTGCGCCAACCGCCGTCATCCGTGCGTTGCTGCGGTATCTGGTGGTGGAAACCAATGAGGCGGTGGTTTTGGATTTGGAGGCGGGTGTGGAGCACATCGGCAGAGGCACGGCGCGGCAGGTGGATGCGCTTTTGATTGTGGCGGATTCGAACCTTAAATCACTGGAGATCGCCAAACACATCTATGATATGGCAGCCGCTGCAGGCATGAATAACCTCTACCTTGTCGGTAACCGCATGATGAATGAACAACAAAAGCAGGCTGTGCAAGCCTTCGCGGATCAAAACGGCATCCCGGTGCTGGCGTATGTGCCTTGGGACCAGAAAGTCATTGAATCCGACATGCTGGGCGTAACCCCGCTTAAGAACAAGGAAATCGAGGCAGTTAAGACCATAGACAATATATGCGAGCTTCTGCTAAAGAAAACCTCGCAGAAAAAAGAGGCGACCTGA